Proteins encoded in a region of the Burkholderia ubonensis subsp. mesacidophila genome:
- a CDS encoding bifunctional 5-dehydro-2-deoxygluconokinase/5-dehydro-2-deoxyphosphogluconate aldolase produces the protein MALTSHTFAQNRPLDVICIGRVAVDLYAQQIGARLEDVSSFAKYLGGSSGNIAFGCARLGLKASMLSRVGHDHMGRFLIETLEREGCDTSHLRTDPDRLTALVLLGLKDRDTFPLIFHRENCADMALDEGDFDEAFIASAKALLITGTHFSTEQVNRASRRALDYARRNQVRTVLDIDYRPVLWGLTGKADGETRFIANEGVTAHLQRILPLFDLIIGTEEEFRIAGGKDTLLDALAMVRAVTSATLVVKRGPLGCSIVEGQVPASLDALAIVGGVEVDVMNVLGAGDAFASGFLSQWLRGRSLEDAARTANACGALVVSRHGCSPAMPTPAELTYFLDEARRDPVKMRRPDLDKTLARLHRVSPPRVPRDEVLGFAFDHRNQFFELAQQTGAPLARIDALKRLFVDAVAQTEAQLGLAGRIGVLIDDRYGQDALNAATGRGWWIGRPVELPGSVPLEFDHGRSVGTTLAGWPQEHVAKCLVQFHPDEPIEQRIEQETQLRTLYDAVQASGHELLLEVIPPRRADLPQGPDVVYRALKRLYNLGIYPEWWKLAPLDAAQWHAIDALIAERDPHCRGVVLLGLSASVDELTRGFPAAAASASCRGFTVGRTIFHEPSRAWLAGEIDDAALVTRVRATFETLIGAWRAARHGMPAARRVA, from the coding sequence ATGGCACTCACTTCCCACACCTTTGCGCAGAACCGGCCGCTCGACGTGATCTGCATCGGGCGCGTCGCGGTCGACCTCTACGCGCAGCAGATCGGCGCGCGCCTCGAGGACGTGTCGAGCTTCGCGAAATACCTCGGCGGCTCGTCGGGCAACATCGCGTTCGGCTGCGCGCGGCTCGGCCTGAAAGCGTCGATGCTGTCGCGCGTCGGCCACGACCACATGGGGCGCTTCCTGATCGAGACGCTGGAACGCGAAGGCTGCGACACGAGCCACCTGCGCACCGACCCGGACCGTCTGACCGCGCTGGTGCTGCTGGGTCTCAAGGATCGCGACACGTTCCCGCTGATCTTCCATCGCGAGAACTGCGCGGACATGGCGCTCGACGAAGGCGACTTCGACGAGGCGTTCATCGCGTCCGCGAAGGCGCTGCTGATCACCGGCACCCACTTCTCGACCGAACAGGTGAACCGCGCGAGCCGCCGCGCGCTCGACTACGCGCGCCGCAACCAGGTGCGCACGGTGCTCGACATCGACTACCGGCCCGTGCTGTGGGGGCTGACCGGCAAGGCCGACGGCGAGACCCGCTTCATCGCGAACGAAGGCGTGACCGCGCACCTGCAGCGCATCCTGCCCCTCTTCGACCTGATCATCGGCACCGAGGAGGAATTCCGCATCGCCGGCGGCAAGGACACACTGCTCGATGCGCTCGCGATGGTGCGCGCGGTCACGAGCGCGACGCTCGTCGTCAAGCGCGGCCCGCTCGGCTGCTCGATCGTCGAAGGCCAGGTGCCGGCGTCGCTCGACGCGCTGGCGATCGTCGGCGGCGTCGAGGTCGACGTGATGAACGTGCTCGGCGCGGGCGACGCGTTCGCGTCCGGCTTCCTGTCGCAATGGCTGCGCGGCCGCTCGCTCGAGGACGCCGCGCGCACCGCGAACGCGTGCGGCGCGCTGGTCGTGTCGCGCCACGGCTGCTCGCCGGCGATGCCGACGCCGGCCGAACTCACGTACTTCCTGGACGAGGCGCGGCGCGATCCCGTGAAGATGCGCCGTCCAGATCTCGACAAGACGCTCGCGCGCCTGCATCGCGTGAGCCCGCCGCGCGTGCCGCGCGACGAGGTGCTCGGTTTCGCGTTCGACCATCGCAACCAGTTCTTCGAGCTCGCGCAGCAGACCGGCGCGCCGCTCGCACGGATCGATGCGCTGAAGCGCCTGTTCGTCGACGCGGTCGCGCAGACCGAAGCGCAGCTCGGCCTCGCGGGACGGATCGGCGTGCTGATCGACGACCGCTACGGCCAGGACGCGCTGAACGCCGCCACCGGGCGCGGCTGGTGGATCGGCCGGCCGGTCGAGCTGCCCGGCTCGGTGCCGCTCGAATTCGACCACGGCCGCTCGGTCGGCACGACGCTCGCGGGCTGGCCGCAGGAGCACGTCGCGAAATGCCTCGTGCAGTTCCACCCGGACGAGCCGATCGAGCAGCGCATCGAGCAGGAAACGCAACTGCGCACGCTGTACGACGCGGTGCAGGCGAGCGGCCACGAACTGCTGCTCGAAGTGATCCCGCCGCGCCGCGCCGACCTGCCGCAAGGGCCCGACGTCGTCTACCGCGCGCTGAAGCGCCTGTACAACCTCGGCATCTACCCCGAATGGTGGAAGCTCGCGCCGCTCGACGCCGCGCAATGGCACGCGATCGACGCGCTGATCGCCGAGCGCGACCCGCACTGCCGCGGCGTCGTGCTGCTCGGGCTGTCGGCGAGCGTCGACGAGCTGACGCGCGGCTTTCCGGCCGCCGCGGCGTCGGCGAGCTGCCGCGGCTTCACGGTCGGCCGCACGATCTTCCACGAGCCGAGCCGCGCGTGGCTCGCCGGCGAGATCGACGATGCGGCGCTGGTCACCCGCGTGCGCGCAACGTTCGAAACGCTGATCGGCGCATGGCGCGCCGCGCGTCACGGCATGCCGGCCGCGCGCCGCGTCGCGTAA
- a CDS encoding glucose 1-dehydrogenase, with the protein MSKLAGKVAIVTGGSKGIGAAIAKALAAEGASVVVNYASSKAGADAVVSAITAADGRAVAVGGDVSKAADVQRIVDTAIDTYGRLDILVNNSGVYEFAPIEAITEEHYRRQFDTNVLGVLLATQAAAKHLGEGASIINISSVVTSITPPASAVYSGTKGAVDAITGVLALELGPRKIRVNAINPGMVVTEGTHSAGIIGSDLESQTLARTPLGRLGQPDDIASAVVFLASDDASWLTGERIVVSGGVR; encoded by the coding sequence ATGAGCAAGCTTGCAGGCAAGGTAGCGATCGTGACGGGCGGTTCGAAGGGCATCGGCGCGGCGATCGCCAAGGCGCTGGCCGCCGAAGGCGCATCCGTCGTCGTCAATTATGCGAGCAGCAAGGCGGGCGCCGACGCGGTGGTGAGCGCGATCACCGCCGCCGACGGCCGCGCGGTCGCCGTCGGCGGCGACGTGTCGAAGGCGGCCGACGTGCAGCGCATCGTCGACACGGCGATCGACACGTACGGCCGCCTCGACATTCTCGTCAACAACTCCGGCGTCTACGAATTCGCGCCGATCGAAGCGATCACCGAAGAGCATTACCGCAGACAGTTCGATACGAACGTGCTCGGCGTGCTGCTCGCGACGCAGGCGGCCGCGAAGCATCTCGGGGAGGGCGCGAGCATCATCAACATCAGCTCGGTGGTGACCAGCATCACGCCGCCGGCCAGCGCCGTCTACAGCGGCACGAAAGGCGCGGTCGATGCGATCACCGGCGTGCTCGCGCTCGAACTCGGCCCGAGGAAGATTCGCGTGAATGCGATCAATCCGGGCATGGTGGTGACCGAGGGCACGCACAGCGCGGGGATCATCGGTTCCGACCTCGAATCGCAGACGCTCGCCCGGACGCCGCTGGGCCGCCTCGGGCAACCGGACGACATCGCGTCCGCCGTCGTCTTCCTGGCATCGGATGACGCAAGCTGGCTGACCGGCGAACGCATCGTCGTGAGCGGCGGCGTGCGCTGA
- a CDS encoding ABC transporter ATP-binding protein, which produces MNGTAVALHDITQRFGAQTVLDGVELAVAAGERHALIGPNGAGKSTLFNVIAGAVRPTRGRVVLHGVELRDRGPVAASRLGIGRSFQQTSAFARLTVFDNLRCAALHAPAERRRWWNRLRESASVDRAAEQVLHDIGLVAYRDAPAAALGYAEQRALDLGIALASGARTLLLDEPTAGMNRAQAARMIELIRATTRGRTVLMIEHDMDTVFGFAERITVLVRGAVVATGAPDSIRADSAVRAAYLGEGFA; this is translated from the coding sequence ATGAACGGCACCGCGGTCGCCCTGCACGACATCACGCAGCGCTTCGGCGCGCAGACGGTGCTCGACGGCGTCGAGCTGGCCGTCGCGGCGGGCGAGCGGCATGCGCTGATCGGGCCGAACGGCGCGGGCAAGTCGACGCTTTTCAACGTGATCGCGGGCGCCGTGCGGCCGACGCGCGGGCGCGTGGTGCTGCACGGCGTCGAACTGCGCGATCGCGGCCCGGTCGCGGCGAGCCGCCTCGGCATCGGCCGCAGTTTCCAGCAGACGAGCGCGTTTGCGCGGCTGACGGTGTTCGACAACCTGCGCTGCGCGGCGCTGCATGCGCCGGCCGAACGGCGGCGCTGGTGGAACCGGCTGCGCGAATCGGCGTCGGTCGACCGGGCCGCCGAGCAGGTGCTGCACGACATCGGCCTCGTCGCGTACCGCGATGCGCCGGCCGCCGCGCTCGGCTATGCGGAGCAGCGCGCGCTCGATCTCGGCATCGCGCTCGCGAGCGGGGCGCGCACGCTGCTGCTCGACGAGCCGACGGCCGGCATGAACCGCGCGCAGGCGGCGCGGATGATCGAGCTGATCCGCGCGACGACGCGAGGCCGTACGGTGCTGATGATCGAGCACGACATGGATACGGTGTTCGGTTTCGCGGAGCGGATCACGGTGCTGGTGCGCGGCGCGGTGGTCGCCACGGGCGCGCCGGATTCGATCCGCGCGGATTCCGCGGTGCGCGCGGCCTATCTCGGCGAGGGGTTCGCATGA
- a CDS encoding ABC transporter permease, translated as MGVAGKPLPAHAREPQARADERVRNEAWFQRFLNRPEFAAISGTVLVFAVFALGAGGSGMFNLDGIMNWSQVAAYLGILAVGACLLMVAGEFDLSIGSMIGFAGMMVAIPTAYFHWPIWASVIFAFAGSMALGALNGYLVMRTRLPSFIVTLAFLFILRGLTLALSIMFADRTIISGLGDIAREDWLTHTLFQGVAFHDLFRWLAQHGLGRTLDTGEPLVPGVPKVILWWFAVTAIGAFVLAKTRYGNWILAVGGDANAAKNVGVPVRRVKISLFVLTAFCACLFAVLQVADIGSAAADRGLQKEFEAIIAAVIGGTLLTGGYGSVVGAAFGALIFGVVQIGITYTSISSDWFRVFLGVMLLIAVLFNHYVRRRVSQS; from the coding sequence ATGGGTGTAGCCGGTAAGCCTCTGCCTGCGCATGCGCGAGAGCCGCAGGCGCGCGCCGACGAGCGCGTGCGCAACGAAGCGTGGTTCCAGCGCTTCCTCAACCGTCCCGAATTCGCCGCGATTTCCGGCACCGTGCTCGTGTTCGCGGTGTTCGCGCTCGGCGCGGGCGGGTCGGGCATGTTCAACCTCGACGGCATCATGAACTGGTCGCAGGTCGCGGCCTATCTCGGCATCCTCGCGGTCGGCGCGTGCCTGCTGATGGTCGCGGGCGAATTCGACCTGTCGATCGGCTCGATGATCGGCTTCGCGGGCATGATGGTCGCGATCCCGACCGCGTACTTCCACTGGCCGATCTGGGCGTCGGTGATCTTCGCGTTCGCGGGCTCGATGGCGCTCGGCGCGCTGAACGGCTACCTCGTGATGCGCACGCGGCTGCCGTCGTTCATCGTCACGCTCGCGTTCCTGTTCATCCTGCGCGGCCTCACGCTCGCGCTGTCGATCATGTTCGCGGACCGCACGATCATCTCCGGGCTCGGCGACATCGCGCGCGAGGACTGGCTCACGCACACGCTGTTCCAGGGCGTCGCGTTCCATGACCTGTTCCGCTGGCTCGCGCAGCACGGCCTCGGCCGCACGCTCGACACCGGCGAGCCGCTGGTGCCGGGCGTGCCGAAGGTGATCCTGTGGTGGTTCGCCGTCACCGCGATCGGCGCGTTCGTGCTCGCGAAGACGCGCTACGGCAACTGGATCCTCGCGGTCGGCGGCGACGCGAACGCCGCGAAGAACGTCGGCGTGCCGGTGCGCCGCGTGAAGATCTCGCTGTTCGTGCTGACCGCGTTCTGCGCGTGCCTGTTCGCGGTGCTGCAGGTCGCCGACATCGGCTCGGCCGCCGCGGACCGCGGGCTGCAGAAGGAGTTCGAGGCGATCATCGCGGCCGTGATCGGCGGCACGCTGCTCACGGGCGGCTACGGCTCGGTCGTCGGCGCCGCGTTCGGCGCGCTGATCTTCGGCGTCGTGCAGATCGGCATCACGTACACCAGCATCAGCTCCGACTGGTTCCGGGTGTTCCTCGGCGTGATGCTGCTGATCGCGGTGCTGTTCAACCACTACGTGCGCCGGCGCGTGTCGCAATCGTAA
- the iolB gene encoding 5-deoxy-glucuronate isomerase: MSLLVKGAQDGPTIARVTPESAHWRHVGFAAYRLAAGETVELHETVRETCIVVLTGSVDVTADDGTRWTELGSRDSVFDGVAPYALYLPPGVRVTVAASRAAELGVATAPATGKYPPRVIKPSQMKRSVRGAGANTRYVCDILPQTEPAESLLVVEVRTPSGHSSSYPPHKHDTDNVPFESSLEETYYHRVHPPQGFVFQRVYTDERDLDESMAACDHDVVLVPRGYHPVVVPYGYESYYLNVMAGPTRTWHFRNDPAHEWMLERK, encoded by the coding sequence ATGAGTTTGCTCGTCAAAGGCGCGCAGGACGGACCGACGATCGCGCGCGTCACGCCCGAATCCGCGCACTGGCGGCATGTCGGCTTCGCCGCGTACCGGCTTGCCGCCGGCGAGACGGTCGAGCTGCACGAGACCGTGCGCGAGACCTGCATCGTCGTGCTGACCGGCAGCGTCGACGTCACCGCGGACGACGGCACGCGCTGGACCGAGCTCGGCTCGCGCGACAGCGTGTTCGACGGCGTCGCGCCATACGCGCTGTATCTGCCGCCGGGCGTGCGCGTCACGGTCGCGGCGTCGCGCGCGGCCGAGCTCGGCGTCGCGACTGCGCCCGCGACCGGGAAATATCCGCCGCGCGTGATCAAGCCGTCGCAGATGAAGCGCTCGGTGCGCGGCGCGGGCGCGAACACGCGCTACGTGTGCGACATCCTTCCGCAGACGGAGCCCGCCGAGTCGCTGCTCGTCGTCGAGGTGCGCACGCCGTCCGGGCATTCGTCGAGCTATCCGCCGCACAAGCACGATACCGACAACGTGCCGTTCGAAAGCTCGCTCGAGGAGACGTACTACCATCGCGTGCATCCGCCGCAGGGCTTCGTGTTCCAGCGCGTGTACACGGACGAGCGCGACCTCGACGAATCGATGGCCGCGTGCGATCACGACGTCGTGCTGGTGCCGCGCGGCTATCACCCGGTCGTCGTGCCTTACGGGTACGAATCGTATTACCTGAACGTGATGGCCGGACCGACGCGCACGTGGCACTTCAGGAACGATCCCGCGCACGAGTGGATGCTCGAGCGGAAATAG
- the iolD gene encoding 3D-(3,5/4)-trihydroxycyclohexane-1,2-dione acylhydrolase (decyclizing), whose amino-acid sequence MHHPAPSGASLQEPIVNASSNGTIRLTAAQALVRYLAAQRVETGDRSGATEPLFGGVFAIFGHGNVAALGEALYQHRDVLPTYRAHNEQAMAHSAIAYAKAHFRRRMMAVTTSIGPGATNLVTAAALAHVNRLPLLLLPGDVFVSRAPDPVLQQVEDGHDGGVSANDTLKPVSRYFDRIIHPAQLLTALPRALRVLTDAAQCGPVTLALPQDVQAMAYDYPAAFFAPRTVSFHAPAPVPAELEAALATLRAARRPFIVAGGGVLYSEGATHALAAFAKQRGIPVGETQAGKGALRWDHPLNAGALGVTGSPAANALAADADCVLAIGTRLQDFTTGSNTLFGKDATVVGINANAFDALKHHACAVEADACAALDALDALLDDWCAERAWTARAHELAAGWRDAVSRITHAPPRAGALPYDADVIGAVQRSHRASPDADVVVCAAGTLPAELHKLWRAGRPGAYHVEYGYSCMGYEIAGGLGAKLARPERDVIVMVGDGSYLMMNSEIATSVMLGAKLIVVVLDNRGYGCINRLQQACGSAPFNNLLDDCLQGPLGAPAIDFAAHARALGAQAEHVADVAALDAALQRARAADRTYVICIDTDPARTTAEGGWWWEVAVPEVSSRDAVRDARRAYDKQVTARAGALSRSGSPA is encoded by the coding sequence ATGCATCATCCCGCGCCCTCCGGCGCCTCCCTTCAGGAGCCTATCGTGAATGCATCCTCCAACGGCACGATCCGCCTGACCGCCGCGCAAGCGCTCGTGCGCTATCTCGCCGCGCAGCGGGTCGAGACCGGCGACCGCAGCGGCGCCACCGAACCGCTGTTCGGCGGCGTGTTCGCGATCTTCGGCCACGGCAACGTCGCCGCGCTCGGCGAGGCGCTGTACCAGCACCGCGACGTGCTGCCGACCTACCGCGCGCACAACGAGCAGGCGATGGCGCACAGCGCGATCGCGTACGCGAAGGCGCACTTCCGCCGCCGGATGATGGCCGTGACGACGTCGATCGGCCCCGGCGCGACCAACCTCGTGACGGCTGCCGCGCTCGCGCACGTGAACCGCCTGCCGCTGTTGCTGCTGCCCGGCGACGTGTTCGTGTCGCGCGCGCCGGACCCCGTGCTGCAACAGGTCGAGGACGGCCACGACGGCGGCGTGTCGGCGAACGACACGCTCAAGCCGGTGTCGCGCTACTTCGACCGCATCATCCATCCCGCGCAATTGCTGACCGCGCTGCCGCGCGCGCTGCGCGTGCTGACCGACGCCGCGCAGTGCGGCCCCGTCACACTCGCGCTGCCGCAGGACGTGCAGGCGATGGCCTACGACTATCCGGCCGCGTTCTTCGCGCCGCGCACGGTGTCGTTCCATGCGCCCGCGCCCGTGCCCGCCGAACTCGAAGCCGCGCTCGCGACGCTGCGCGCCGCGCGCCGGCCGTTCATCGTCGCCGGCGGCGGCGTGCTGTACAGCGAAGGCGCCACGCACGCGCTGGCCGCGTTCGCGAAACAGCGCGGCATCCCGGTCGGCGAGACGCAGGCCGGCAAGGGCGCGCTGCGCTGGGACCATCCGCTCAACGCGGGCGCGCTCGGCGTGACCGGCTCGCCCGCCGCGAACGCGCTCGCGGCCGACGCCGACTGCGTGCTCGCGATCGGCACGCGGCTGCAGGATTTCACGACCGGCTCGAACACGCTGTTCGGCAAGGACGCGACGGTGGTCGGCATCAACGCGAATGCATTCGACGCGCTCAAGCATCACGCGTGCGCGGTCGAAGCCGACGCGTGCGCGGCGCTCGACGCGCTCGATGCGCTGCTCGACGACTGGTGCGCCGAACGCGCGTGGACCGCGCGCGCACACGAGCTCGCCGCCGGGTGGCGCGACGCGGTGTCGCGCATCACGCATGCGCCGCCGCGCGCGGGCGCGCTGCCGTACGACGCCGACGTGATCGGCGCGGTGCAGCGCTCGCATCGCGCGTCGCCGGATGCCGACGTCGTCGTGTGCGCGGCCGGCACGCTGCCCGCCGAGCTGCACAAGCTGTGGCGCGCGGGGCGGCCGGGCGCGTACCACGTCGAGTACGGCTACTCGTGCATGGGCTACGAGATCGCCGGCGGCCTCGGCGCGAAGCTCGCACGGCCCGAGCGCGACGTGATCGTGATGGTCGGCGACGGCAGCTACCTGATGATGAACAGCGAGATCGCGACGTCGGTGATGCTCGGCGCGAAGCTGATCGTCGTCGTGCTCGACAACCGCGGCTACGGCTGCATCAACCGGCTGCAGCAGGCGTGCGGCAGCGCGCCGTTCAACAACCTGCTCGACGATTGCCTGCAAGGTCCGCTCGGCGCGCCGGCGATCGACTTCGCCGCGCATGCGCGCGCGCTCGGCGCGCAAGCGGAGCACGTCGCCGACGTTGCCGCGCTCGACGCCGCGCTGCAACGCGCGCGCGCCGCGGACCGCACCTATGTGATCTGCATCGACACCGATCCCGCGCGCACCACGGCCGAAGGCGGCTGGTGGTGGGAAGTCGCGGTGCCCGAAGTGTCGTCGCGCGACGCGGTGCGCGACGCACGCAGAGCGTATGACAAGCAGGTCACCGCCCGCGCGGGCGCCCTCTCCCGTTCAGGATCTCCAGCATGA
- a CDS encoding ABC transporter ATP-binding protein encodes MSALVDIRGLRAWYGMQPVLDGVDLALAPGETLALLGRNGSGRSTLAKAVMGLVRTAGSVRIAGVECADARTFEIARRGVAYVAEQRDVFALLSVRDNLRLGLRGSGGAAGRAALDALFERFPLLAARADVKAGRLSGGEQQVLALARALAGKPRVLIVDEPAEGLAPLAVDEVGACLAGLQADGVAIVLIEQRLQLAPRLTRRAAVMGRGTIVYDGALDGLGGAVAEAWLSAG; translated from the coding sequence ATGAGCGCGCTGGTCGACATCCGCGGCTTGCGCGCGTGGTACGGGATGCAGCCCGTGCTCGACGGCGTCGATCTCGCGCTTGCGCCGGGCGAGACGCTCGCGCTGCTTGGGCGCAACGGCTCGGGGCGCTCGACGCTCGCGAAAGCGGTGATGGGGCTCGTGCGGACCGCCGGATCGGTAAGGATCGCGGGCGTCGAATGCGCGGACGCGCGGACCTTCGAGATCGCGCGGCGCGGCGTTGCGTATGTCGCCGAGCAGCGCGACGTGTTTGCGCTGCTGAGCGTGCGCGACAACCTGCGCCTCGGGCTGCGCGGCAGCGGCGGCGCGGCCGGGCGCGCGGCGCTCGACGCGCTGTTCGAGCGCTTTCCGCTGCTGGCCGCGCGCGCGGACGTGAAGGCCGGGCGGCTGTCGGGCGGCGAGCAGCAGGTGCTCGCGCTCGCGCGCGCACTTGCCGGCAAGCCGCGCGTGCTGATCGTCGACGAGCCCGCGGAAGGCCTCGCACCGCTCGCCGTCGACGAGGTCGGCGCGTGTCTTGCCGGGCTGCAGGCGGACGGTGTCGCGATCGTGCTGATCGAGCAGCGATTGCAACTCGCGCCGCGCCTGACGCGGCGCGCGGCGGTGATGGGGCGGGGGACGATCGTCTACGACGGGGCGCTCGACGGCCTCGGCGGCGCGGTCGCCGAGGCGTGGCTGAGCGCCGGGTGA
- the iolE gene encoding myo-inosose-2 dehydratase, whose amino-acid sequence MSQFEFRIGINPLSWMNDDLPSLGGETPLSVALTEGRDIGYEGFELGNKFPREPQALKALLGEYRLSLVSGWYSGRLAQRSVDDEIAAVGPHLDLLAQNGATVMVYGEVADTIQGAPVPLYQRPRFTTDAQWDRYAERLDAFARYTLSRGVRIAYHHHIGAYVETPADVDRLMAATSDAVGLLFDAGHITFAGGDPAEVLKRHIARVCHVHCKDVRPAVIRLARNRNWSFLDAVINGAFTVPGDGAVDFATLIDLLKRHGYRGWLVVEAEQDPVVAPSYAYAQKGYRTLRALVDAPLDSHREAA is encoded by the coding sequence ATGAGTCAATTCGAATTCCGCATCGGCATCAATCCGCTGTCGTGGATGAACGACGACCTGCCGTCGCTCGGCGGCGAGACGCCGCTTTCCGTCGCGCTGACCGAAGGCCGCGACATCGGCTATGAAGGCTTCGAGCTCGGCAACAAGTTCCCGCGCGAGCCGCAGGCGCTGAAGGCGCTGCTCGGCGAGTACAGGCTGTCGCTCGTGTCCGGCTGGTACTCGGGCCGGCTCGCGCAGCGCAGCGTCGACGACGAAATCGCGGCGGTCGGCCCGCATCTCGACCTGCTCGCACAGAATGGCGCAACCGTGATGGTCTACGGCGAAGTCGCCGACACGATCCAAGGCGCGCCCGTGCCGTTGTACCAGCGGCCGCGCTTCACGACCGACGCGCAATGGGACAGGTATGCGGAGCGTCTCGACGCGTTCGCGCGCTACACGCTGAGCCGCGGCGTGCGCATCGCGTATCACCATCACATAGGCGCGTATGTCGAGACGCCCGCCGACGTCGACCGGCTGATGGCCGCGACGAGCGACGCGGTCGGCCTGCTGTTCGACGCGGGCCACATCACGTTCGCGGGCGGCGATCCGGCCGAGGTGCTGAAGCGCCACATCGCGCGCGTGTGCCACGTGCACTGCAAGGACGTGCGGCCGGCCGTGATCCGGCTCGCACGCAACCGCAACTGGAGCTTTCTCGACGCGGTGATCAACGGCGCGTTCACGGTGCCGGGCGACGGCGCGGTCGATTTCGCGACGCTGATCGACCTGCTGAAGCGGCACGGCTATCGCGGCTGGCTCGTCGTCGAGGCGGAACAGGACCCGGTCGTCGCGCCGAGCTACGCGTACGCGCAAAAGGGCTACCGCACGCTGCGCGCGCTCGTCGACGCGCCGCTCGATTCGCACCGGGAGGCGGCATGA
- a CDS encoding ATP-binding cassette domain-containing protein: MSTVQTGDDTILALENVSKYFGKVIALSDVTLRLKRGEVHCLLGDNGAGKSTLIKTLAGVHAPSEGQYLVDGRPVHFESPKDALDLGIATVYQDLALVPLLSVARNFFMGREPQKKLFGFLNVMDLDASAEIARAKLAEMGIHVRDPHQPIGTMSGGERQCLAIARAIHFGARVLILDEPTAALGVKQSFNVLKLIHTARAKGISVIFITHNVHHAYPIGDSFTLLNRGRSLGTFTKDTISKDEVLDMMAGGAEMQKMISELDGAVI; the protein is encoded by the coding sequence ATGTCCACTGTACAGACCGGCGACGACACGATCCTCGCGCTCGAGAACGTCAGCAAGTATTTCGGCAAGGTGATCGCGCTGTCGGACGTGACGCTGCGCCTGAAGCGCGGCGAGGTGCACTGCCTGCTCGGCGACAACGGCGCCGGCAAGTCGACGCTGATCAAGACGCTCGCGGGCGTGCATGCGCCGTCGGAGGGCCAGTACCTGGTCGACGGCCGGCCCGTGCATTTCGAATCGCCGAAGGACGCGCTCGACCTCGGCATCGCGACCGTCTACCAGGATCTCGCGCTCGTGCCGCTGCTGTCCGTCGCGCGCAATTTCTTCATGGGCCGCGAGCCGCAGAAGAAGCTGTTCGGCTTCCTCAACGTGATGGACCTCGATGCGAGCGCCGAGATTGCCCGCGCGAAGCTCGCCGAGATGGGCATCCACGTGCGCGACCCGCACCAGCCGATCGGCACGATGTCGGGCGGCGAGCGGCAATGCCTCGCGATCGCCCGCGCGATCCACTTCGGCGCGCGCGTGCTGATCCTCGACGAGCCGACCGCCGCGCTCGGCGTCAAGCAGAGCTTCAACGTGCTGAAGCTGATCCACACCGCGCGCGCGAAAGGCATCTCGGTGATCTTCATCACGCACAACGTGCATCACGCGTACCCGATCGGCGATTCGTTCACGCTGCTCAACCGCGGCCGCTCGCTCGGCACGTTCACCAAGGACACCATCAGCAAGGACGAAGTGCTCGACATGATGGCCGGCGGCGCCGAAATGCAGAAGATGATCAGCGAGCTCGACGGCGCAGTGATCTAA